The genomic stretch GTTTAGAACCGTTGCCGACCTTCTTGCGACGATTACCGGGCGGCAGGATCTCTCCCCGGAGATTATGGGAATCAGCCGGATCGGCGATATCCGCCACTGCTTTGCAGACATCGGCCGTGCACGGGAGGTTCTCGGCTACGAGCCGAAGGTCACCCTTGAGGTAGGTCTGCTCGACCTGGTCGCCTGGGTCGAGGCCGGGATCGAAGAGGGGCGGAAGGTTCCTGCACCTGTCAGGGCGCTCGGGTCGTCACGCCTGCGGGTCTGAGGGGCACCCGACGCCCAACCTTTATTTCTCCGCCGGAAGTATGTGACCGCATCATGCGCATCGGCCTTCGGACCTGGGAAGTAAGGCTCGGGCTTCTTCTGGTCGCTTCATCGGTCACTATATACGGCGTAAAATACCTCCTGCTCGGCGATCCCGAGAACACCTACCAGTACATCTTCAACGCGCTCGGGTTCCTCCCGATAAACGTCCTCCTGGTCACCCTGCTGATCAACGAACTCCTGAGCGTCCGGGCAAAGCGCGACCGGCTGAACAAGCTGAACATGGTCATCGGCACCTTCTTCTCGGAGGTCGGCACCGGGCTCCTCACGTACCTCTCTGACCGCGACCCGAACCTTCCCAAGATCCGGCACGACCTCGTCGTGACGAACGCCTGGACGCCGGAGAGGTTCTCCAAGGTGCGCGGCCGCCTCCGGCGTCACACCTGCATGGTCGCCGTCGGTGCCGCCGACCTGCAGGAACTCTGCCGGTACCTCAAAGAACAACGGGGATTCCTCCTCCGTCTGCTCGAGAACCCCGTCCTCCTGGAGCACGAGTCGTTCACCGACCTCCTGCGGGCGGTCTTCCACCTGACCGAGGAACTCGAACGGCGGGGGGACTTCGCCGGACTCCCGGCAAGCGACGTCGAACACCTCGCGGGAGACGTCGAACGGGTGTACAGCCGACTCATCGGAGAATGGCTCGCCTACATGGAGTATCTCCAGAGGAACCACCCGTACCTCTTTTCGCTTGCGATGCGGAGCAATCCCTTCGACGAGACGGCGTCGCCGGTAGTACGATGAGAGTGCTGCAGGGATCGCATCGCCAATTACACGCCGCAGATTCACGCGAAGACGCGAAGAACGCGAAGTTCGGCAGATGGTTGCTGCCGCTCCTCTTCGCGCTTTCGCGTGAGATTTCGCTATCCTGTATCACGAACATATGGGAGATCACGTCGCGGGTTGGACTGGCCGGATCACGCTCGTCGCACACTCTCCCATGGCACAATGTATATACCCGCCGGCGGGCTACGCCACGTTTGATCGCCATGACCGAATACTCTGTATTGATCGGCGGCAAGGCGGGGGAAGGGATCAACACAGCGGGGCTCTCCATCGCCGGCCTCTTCTCCCGCCTCGGTTACCGCACTTACATGTACTTCGATTACCCCTCGCTCATCCGCGGCGGGCACAACTTCGCGATCATCCGGGCCTCCGAGAAGGCGATCGGGGCGCATCGCACCCCGGTCGACGTCCTCCTCGCCTTCGATCAGAACAGCATCGAGAACCACCGCGAAAGCATCCACGGCGGCACGACGGTCGTCCACGACGCCTCGCAGGTGATGAGGGGCGAGGGCTACGGTCTCCCGCTCGACGCGATCGTCAAAGAGGAGAAGGCACCCCCGATCACCAAAAATTCAGCGATGCTCGGGGCGCTTGCCCGGGTGGCGGGGATCGGCCCGGATGTCCTCGAGGACGTCCTCCGCGAAAGCGTCCCCGCAAAGCACCTGGAGGCGAACCTCCGGGTCGCCAGACGGGGTTACGACGCCGTGGAAGGCGTCTTCACGGTCGAGCCCCTCGATGGACCGGCGCTCCCGGTCCTGACGGGGAACGAGGTCACGGGGCTCGGGCTGGTCCACGGCGGACTTGACTCCTACGTCGCCTACCCGATGACGCCGACATCAAACCTCCTCCATTTTCTCGCGGAGCGGGCCGAAGACCTCTCGCTCAGGGTCATCCACCCCGAAAACGAGATCAGCGTCATCATGATGGCGCTCGGCCTCGCCTACGCCGGCGAGAGGGCGGCGGTCGGGACCGCGGGCGGCGGGTTCTGCCTGATGACCGAGGGGCTCTCGCTTGCCGGGATGTCCGAGATCCCCGTGACGATCGTTGTGGGACAGCGGCCCGGGCCGAGCACCGGGATACCGACCTACACCGCTCAGACCGACCTCCACTTCGTCCTGAACGCGGGCCAGGGGGAGTTCCCGCGGTTCGTCGTCGCCCCGGGCGACCTTGCTGAGACCTACTCCTGGTCGGCGACCGCCCTGGCGCTCTCCTGGAAGTACCAGGTGCCCTCGATCATCCTGACCGACAAGACGCTCGCGGAAGGTGCCTGCTCGTTCGACCTCGGGGCCGTCACCATGCACCCGGACAGGGAGCCGGAACTCTGGGGCGGGACCGGGGAGTACCGCCGCTACGCGCGGATCAAAAGCGGGGTCTCGCCGCTCGCCTTCCCCGGGAGGGCGGGGACAATCGTCAAGGCGAACAGTTACGCCCACGACGAGGCCGGGTTCACCACGGAGGCGGCGGGGGAGGTCACGGCACTCCAGGAGAAGATGCTCCGGAAAGGAGAGAGCCTCAAGGAGGAACTCTCCACCTACCCGACCGTCAGGACCTACGGCGCACGGGATGCCGGGAGGACGATCGTCTGCTGGGGCTCGGAGAAGTGGGCCTGCATCGAGGCCGCCGAGGAGTTCGATGCGCGGGTCGTCCAGCCGCTCGTGCTTGCGCCGTTCCCCGCCCGTGCCTGGAAAGAGGCGATGATCGGGGCGGGAAACGTTGTCTGCGTCGAGAACAACGCCACCGGACAGCTCGCCCGCCTCCTCCGGCAACAGGGGTTCGACCCGGGGAGATCCGTCCTGAAGTACGACGGGCGGCCGTTCGCAGTCGACGAACTTGCGGCGCGCCTCAAGGAGGTCTTCGCATGACCCCGGCCGGCCGGCCCGCCGGCGATCTCATCAGCCCGGCAGAGAACACCTGGTGCCCCGGGTGCGGCAACTTCTCGATAGAGCACATGATGAAGTCGGCCATCGCGGAACTCTCGGAGGAGGAGAGAATACCCATCGAGAACTTCGTTCTCCTCGGCGGGATCGGGTGCCACGGGAAACTGGTCGATTACCTGAACGTCAACAGTTTCTACGGCATCCACGGCCGATCGGTTCCGGCGGCGACCGGGATACGGCTTGCGAACCCGGATCTAAAGGTGATCTGCCACGTCGGGGACGGGGACATCTACGCCGAGGGGCTCGACCACCTCCTCTTTGCGGCCAAGCGGAACAGCGACATCACGGTCATCGTCCACGACAACCGGGTCTACGGGCTGACGACGGGGCAGTACACCCCGACGTCGCCCGCCGGATTCCGCGGCCGTTCCACCCCGGGCGGGATCACGGAACACCCCTTAAACCCGCTCGAAGTCATGCTCGCCGCCGGGGCCACCCATATCGCCCGCGGCTACACCAGGAAGGTCCAGCACCTGAAGGGTCTCTTCAAGGAGGCGATCATGCACCGGGGGTTCTCGTTCGTCGACGTCCTCCAGATCTGCGCGACCTACTTCAACCTGACCGACTACTATAACGAGCACGCCTACGAGATGAAGGAGGACGAAGTCGATACCGGGAGATTCGAGAGCGCTCTCGGAAAGATCCGGGAATGGGACTACGACCGGGAGGCGCCGATCCCGCTCGGGACGTTCTACTCTGTCGGTAAACCGATCTACGAGGAGGAGTTCCGGGCGCTCACGGCCGATAGATCGGACAGAAGGGCGCTTGTCCGGAACGTCATCGAGGAGTGGCGGTGAACCTTCACGGTGCCGCCATTCGGTGGTGTTTGCGGAGATACTCCCGGATCGACGTCGATTCAAGGGCCCCGAGATCAAGCTGCCGGACAGTCTCGTCGATCATCTCCACCTGGAGCAGGATCCTGTCGCGGACGTCACCGTCCATGAATCCGGCCAGTCCGGCAATCACCTGAAGAGGATTACGGATCCGGTCGTTGAGGGTCATGAGTTGCGCGACGTTCTCCTCGAGCTGCCGGAGCACCCTCTCCCGGGAGTCGGAGTCCGGGAGGAGGACTCCATTTTCCTCGGCGCCGAAACAGACCCAGCCGGCACAACGTTCCCCGGGGCCCTGTGCCGGGTGGCAGGTCCACCGGACGGACACCCGGCACCTACCGGCAGGGGCGCAGTCGACGACAAATTCAACCTCCCGCCCCTCTTCGAACCGCAACCGGATATAGCCGCCGTCCCGGTCGGACGGCGGCAGAATCGTCCCGACGGCATCCTGCCCGGCGAGTGCCGCACGGGAGCGTCCGGCAAAGATCGCTCCAGGGAGGTTGACGAACCGGATGCGGCGGTTGGCATCCAGAATCATGACGAAAGACGGGATGGAATCGGCAGCGCGCCTGAACGCCTCGTCCCATGCCCGGCGCAGGCACCCGGAACGGTGGCGTGCGGCAACGGCCTCCACCGCGGCGGCAAGGTCGTTCGGGCCGAAGGGTTTCTCCAGGATCTCCTCCCGCGAGAGCCCTTCCGGCCCGCCTAGAGGCAGCGTGTTCACCGGGTTTGCCGTCGTGAAGACGACGGGGATCTTCAGCCGGTCGCGGATCGCAAGAGCCGTCGCGAGAGGGCTTTCCGGACAGGGGAGGGATGCGTCAAGGACGACAAAACCCGGCCGGGATGCCGCTGCGGCCGCGAGGGCTTCGTCGCCCCGCTCGACCACGCCCACAACCGTATACCCCTCTCCCTGCAGCCAGCAGGAGACCTTTGCGGCGGCGGGGCGGTCGGGTTCCGCAAGGAGGACAGCGCGATCCTCCGCCATGCCGGTCAGGCGGTGCATGTCACCACCTCCTCCGGCTCGCCGGGGACGATGAGCTCGATGACCGTCCCGGGTTCCCCTGGCCGGAACATGATCGTCCCTCCAAGTTGTGCTGCGAGGATCCGGACGAGCTGCAGCCCCAGGGTCGCCGGTGGCTGGTCGATGACGTCCGGGGGCATCCCGACGCCGTCGTCCCGGTACTCGACGACGAGCCGGTTGTCCGGCAGCCGGGCGATCCGGATCGCGATTGCCCCCCTGTCCCTGCCGGCAAACCCGTGCCTGAGAGAGTTGGATATGAGTTCGTTGAGGATGAGGCCGAGCGGGATCGCCGTGTCGCCGGAGAAGGTGATCGCCTCCGCCGTCTCGACGGTGACGGATACGTGGGCCTGCAGGGCATAGGACTGGACCAGGTCGTCCGCAAATCGGCGCGCGTAGGCGCCGATATCGACGACGGCGAGAGACTCCGACCGGTAAAGGCTCTCGTGGACGAGCGCGAGCGACTTCACCCGGTTCACGCTTTCGCGGATGCATTCGCGGGCTGCGGAGTTCTCGATCAGGCGGCCCTGCAGGGAGAGGAGACTCGATATGACCTGCATGTTGTTCTTCACCCGGTGGTGGATCTCCTTTAAGAGTGCCGTCTTCTCGTCGAGCGACGCCTGCAGCCGGCGCTCGTACGCCGTCAGTTCCTCGAAGTGCCGGGCGTTGACGACGGCAAGCGCGGCCTGGTTCGCGATCCCTCCCAGGAACGCGAGTTCTCCCGGTGAGAACGTGCGCGGCGCATCGAACATCACCACGTCGAGGGAGCCAATCAGGACCCCTTCGTGGAGGATTGCGGCGGACGCGAGCGCCCGGGGAGGGCGCTCCGGGGTGCTCTTCCAAAACCCCTCACCCGCCCGGAGCACCGGGTCGGGAACGGCGATGACCGGGGCCTGCTTACGGAGTTCGCGCTCGTAGACAGGGAGCGGAATGCACGGCAGGCAGTCCCGTACTTCCTCAGGCACCCCGAACGACCGGGCGGGCACGAGCATACCCCGGTGGCGATCCAGGAGGAAGACAACCGCTGCCGGAACCTGGAGCGCCCGGGCCGTCTCCTCGCAGAGCGCATCGAGTACGGCATCCAGTGCGATGCTGCCGTTCAGCCGTGCCGCGATCCGCAGAAGCGTATCGGTTCGGTCTTTCTCCTCACAGAGAACCTGCTCCCGTGCTCTCTGTACGGTGATATCACGGACGATCCCGACACAGTACCATCTGCTCCCGGCCCGCACGGCAGCTACCGAGAGCTCCCCCAGGAAGACCGAACCCCCCTTCCGGGCGAACGTGACGTCGGGATACAGCAGGCGTGCGACTCCCTGCGGCACGGCCGCAATGGCATGCCTGATATCCTCAATGCGTGGGAGGGGCGTGTATCCGGGCGGGAAGAGCCGCCCGGGGCCACTGCCGACGATCTCGCTCGCCGTGTGTCCAAAGAGGTCTTCGGCGCTGCGGTTCCAGAAGGTAATCCTCCCGGAGTCGTCCAGAACGACGATCGCATCGGACGCGGCATCGGCCAGGATGGCCAGTTTCTGGTCGTTCAGCCAGGTGTTCCGGGCATCCTGCCGCGTGCGTTCGGTGATATCGTGACCGACAACCTGGTATTCGCAGACGGCACCCCCTGTGTCGAAGATCGCCCGGCATACGCTGCGGTACCAGCGTTCCTCGCCGTCAGTTCCGCCGACCCTGAACACCCGGGTGAAGGTTGGAGTGAGAGCGTCGGGCGGGCCCGCCCTGGCAGGCAGTTCTCCCGCGACCTCGGGCGGGAGGATCTCCTGCACGCGTGCCCCGAGCACGTCAGCACGCTCACGGCGGCAAAAGGCGCAAAAAGCTTCATTCGCATAGGTTACCGTCCCGTCCGGCAGGAGCCTGCAGAGGGGATCGGTCAGGTCTTCGACGATGGCCTGATAGTAGGCCTCGGCGGCGTGCAACGCTTCACACGAACAGGGGCAGATCGCAGCCGACGTAAGAGCCACCGCGGCCGCCTTCAGGGCATGTGTTTCAAACCGTCGCCACCTCCTCCTTCCCGCGCACCCCCGAACGCTCAGGACGCCCCGGAGTTCCTGCCCGCAGAAGATAGGGATCACCAGGGCAGGCGTGGAAGAGCCCTGGACGGGCCGGCCCGCCCGGAGCAGTTCCTCCCACCCGGGGGGCAGATCCCGGCAGGAGAGACACCCGATATTATCCATCGGAACGGCCGCGCCGTCGGCCCATCCGTACCGGAGACGGAGATAGATCCCCCCCGTGCCCGGCTTACGGGTGACCTCAGCAAGGAAGACCCGGCTCGCCCGCACCGTCCTCCCGAGGCGCCGGAGAAGGGCGTGCATCCGGGCGTCTCCGGCGACGCTCGCGGAGGGGGGAGCCACCGCATGTTTCAGGGCCGCCGCATGCCTCCGAATGAAGGACACGGCTCTTCTCCGCACCTTTCTATCATGCATCCCTGACATTCACCAGGTCCCCGATGGCCTTCTGGATATCGATCCAGATGACGAGGTCCTTATCACCCTTCTTCTCCCTCTCAAGCCCGTCGCTGCCCTGCAACTTGATGACCCCCTTCATGTAGGCCAGGCTCGAGATGGCTGCGTCCAGTCGTTCGACGTCGGTCTCCGCGACCTGGATGACGCTATGGACGTCGTCGACGACGATCCCGATCTTCGACCCGCCGGAGGCTTCGGGAGCCAGCACGATGATCTTCTGGTTCTCGGTGTTCTGCTGACCGGAAAGACCCAGCAGCTGATTGAGGTTGATGATGTTGGTGATCTCACCCCGGAGGTTCATGATCCCTTCGAGGTAGGGCGGCGCCCTCGGCACCGGCGTGATCGGCATCATCTCGACGATCTCCTGCGCGAGGTGGATGTCGAGGGCATACAGCGATCCCCCGACCTGGAACTCAACAACACCTATGGTTGCCATTCTCAGCACCTCGCTCTAGAAGGAGAACCGCTGCATGGTTGCCTTGAGGTCGCCTGCCATGTTGTTGAGTTCGTGCGCGGCGCTCCCGATCTCCTCGGTCGATGCACTCGTCTCCTCGGAGAGCGACGCCAGGTTCTCCACCTCCGCCTGGGTCTCCTTGGTCAGGCGAGTTCCTTCACCCATCGCCTCGACCACGCGGTTCGCGACGTTGGCCTGCCCCTCGATCGCCCGGGCAATCTCGCCCATGTCGCCACTGACCATCTCCGCCCCGGTGACGATCTTCTTCAGTTCGGCGATGGTGCGGTTGACGCTCTCGACGCCTTCCTCGATCTCCGCGTAGACCTGCCCCATATTCGCCGCGGTCTTGTTGCTGTTTGCGATGATAGAGGAGATGAGATCTTCGATGTTATGGCTCGCACGCTTGGACTCTCCGGCAAGGTTCCGGATCTCCCCCGCGACGACAGCGAACCCGCGGCCGTGCTCCCCGGCGCGGGCGGCCTCGATCGCGGCGTTCAGCGCGAGGAGGTTGGTCTGGTTCGCGATGTCGTTGATGAGTTTCACGATCTTGCCGATCTCAGCCATCTGTTGGTTGAGCCGGGTGATCTCGTCCATGCTCTGCTGCGAGATCTCCTCGACAACGCCCATCTTCCGTTTGG from Methanoculleus chikugoensis encodes the following:
- a CDS encoding 2-oxoacid:acceptor oxidoreductase subunit alpha produces the protein MTEYSVLIGGKAGEGINTAGLSIAGLFSRLGYRTYMYFDYPSLIRGGHNFAIIRASEKAIGAHRTPVDVLLAFDQNSIENHRESIHGGTTVVHDASQVMRGEGYGLPLDAIVKEEKAPPITKNSAMLGALARVAGIGPDVLEDVLRESVPAKHLEANLRVARRGYDAVEGVFTVEPLDGPALPVLTGNEVTGLGLVHGGLDSYVAYPMTPTSNLLHFLAERAEDLSLRVIHPENEISVIMMALGLAYAGERAAVGTAGGGFCLMTEGLSLAGMSEIPVTIVVGQRPGPSTGIPTYTAQTDLHFVLNAGQGEFPRFVVAPGDLAETYSWSATALALSWKYQVPSIILTDKTLAEGACSFDLGAVTMHPDREPELWGGTGEYRRYARIKSGVSPLAFPGRAGTIVKANSYAHDEAGFTTEAAGEVTALQEKMLRKGESLKEELSTYPTVRTYGARDAGRTIVCWGSEKWACIEAAEEFDARVVQPLVLAPFPARAWKEAMIGAGNVVCVENNATGQLARLLRQQGFDPGRSVLKYDGRPFAVDELAARLKEVFA
- a CDS encoding PAS domain-containing protein, yielding MHRLTGMAEDRAVLLAEPDRPAAAKVSCWLQGEGYTVVGVVERGDEALAAAAASRPGFVVLDASLPCPESPLATALAIRDRLKIPVVFTTANPVNTLPLGGPEGLSREEILEKPFGPNDLAAAVEAVAARHRSGCLRRAWDEAFRRAADSIPSFVMILDANRRIRFVNLPGAIFAGRSRAALAGQDAVGTILPPSDRDGGYIRLRFEEGREVEFVVDCAPAGRCRVSVRWTCHPAQGPGERCAGWVCFGAEENGVLLPDSDSRERVLRQLEENVAQLMTLNDRIRNPLQVIAGLAGFMDGDVRDRILLQVEMIDETVRQLDLGALESTSIREYLRKHHRMAAP
- a CDS encoding thiamine pyrophosphate-dependent enzyme, which encodes MTPAGRPAGDLISPAENTWCPGCGNFSIEHMMKSAIAELSEEERIPIENFVLLGGIGCHGKLVDYLNVNSFYGIHGRSVPAATGIRLANPDLKVICHVGDGDIYAEGLDHLLFAAKRNSDITVIVHDNRVYGLTTGQYTPTSPAGFRGRSTPGGITEHPLNPLEVMLAAGATHIARGYTRKVQHLKGLFKEAIMHRGFSFVDVLQICATYFNLTDYYNEHAYEMKEDEVDTGRFESALGKIREWDYDREAPIPLGTFYSVGKPIYEEEFRALTADRSDRRALVRNVIEEWR
- a CDS encoding PAS domain-containing sensor histidine kinase; translated protein: MSFIRRHAAALKHAVAPPSASVAGDARMHALLRRLGRTVRASRVFLAEVTRKPGTGGIYLRLRYGWADGAAVPMDNIGCLSCRDLPPGWEELLRAGRPVQGSSTPALVIPIFCGQELRGVLSVRGCAGRRRWRRFETHALKAAAVALTSAAICPCSCEALHAAEAYYQAIVEDLTDPLCRLLPDGTVTYANEAFCAFCRRERADVLGARVQEILPPEVAGELPARAGPPDALTPTFTRVFRVGGTDGEERWYRSVCRAIFDTGGAVCEYQVVGHDITERTRQDARNTWLNDQKLAILADAASDAIVVLDDSGRITFWNRSAEDLFGHTASEIVGSGPGRLFPPGYTPLPRIEDIRHAIAAVPQGVARLLYPDVTFARKGGSVFLGELSVAAVRAGSRWYCVGIVRDITVQRAREQVLCEEKDRTDTLLRIAARLNGSIALDAVLDALCEETARALQVPAAVVFLLDRHRGMLVPARSFGVPEEVRDCLPCIPLPVYERELRKQAPVIAVPDPVLRAGEGFWKSTPERPPRALASAAILHEGVLIGSLDVVMFDAPRTFSPGELAFLGGIANQAALAVVNARHFEELTAYERRLQASLDEKTALLKEIHHRVKNNMQVISSLLSLQGRLIENSAARECIRESVNRVKSLALVHESLYRSESLAVVDIGAYARRFADDLVQSYALQAHVSVTVETAEAITFSGDTAIPLGLILNELISNSLRHGFAGRDRGAIAIRIARLPDNRLVVEYRDDGVGMPPDVIDQPPATLGLQLVRILAAQLGGTIMFRPGEPGTVIELIVPGEPEEVVTCTA
- a CDS encoding chemotaxis protein CheW, coding for MATIGVVEFQVGGSLYALDIHLAQEIVEMMPITPVPRAPPYLEGIMNLRGEITNIINLNQLLGLSGQQNTENQKIIVLAPEASGGSKIGIVVDDVHSVIQVAETDVERLDAAISSLAYMKGVIKLQGSDGLEREKKGDKDLVIWIDIQKAIGDLVNVRDA